From the Pectobacterium carotovorum genome, one window contains:
- a CDS encoding POTRA domain-containing protein yields the protein MRCFFRLIAIMPALFFYTVFSVPLNLANRNDIQQRQIEVVEPSRQQHDLLLQLNQLQTTMSPVGGSNAGYCFSTKEIHYHNSSLLGERDKNRLNKNYINRCINVNNINQLVYNDSNKYIRLSYITNWAIPL from the coding sequence ATGCGTTGTTTTTTCAGGCTGATTGCTATCATGCCTGCGCTATTTTTTTATACCGTATTTTCTGTGCCACTTAATCTAGCAAACCGAAATGACATTCAGCAGCGTCAGATCGAGGTGGTCGAGCCATCTCGGCAACAGCACGATTTATTATTGCAATTAAATCAGCTACAAACGACGATGAGCCCAGTTGGCGGAAGCAATGCCGGATACTGCTTTTCCACTAAGGAAATTCATTATCACAATAGCTCGCTGCTGGGTGAAAGAGATAAAAATAGGTTAAATAAAAATTATATTAACCGTTGTATTAATGTTAATAACATTAATCAGCTGGTTTATAACGACAGCAATAAATACATCAGGCTGAGCTATATTACCAACTGGGCTATTCCATTGTGA
- a CDS encoding TerC family protein, translated as MEFLLDPSIWAGLLTLVVLEIVLGIDNLVFIAILADKLPPKQRDKARIIGLSLALLMRLGLLSLISWMVTLTRPLFSIGDFSFSGRDLILLFGGVFLLFKATMELHERLENKTHDGNGNRAHASFWAVVAQIVVLDAVFSLDAVITAVGMVDHLGVMMTAVIIAMGVMLIASKPLTRFVNEHPTVVVLCLSFLLMIGLSLMAEGLGFHIPKGYLYAAIGFSILIELFNQIARHNFMKHQSHRPLRERTAEAILRLMGSRKNTDDLDADEPQKKLTTEEFAEEERNMISGVLTLASRSLRSVMTPRTEISWVDSESSVEQIRMQLLDTPHSLFPICRGSLDELIGIVRAKDLLVALETQTDVESFAAANPPIVVPETLDVINLLPVLRRAKGSLVIITNEFGVVQGLVTPLDVLEAIAGEFPDEDETLDIIPDGEGWLVKGGTDLHALQQVVDSSDLVDPKEDYASLAGLLLAHSDEFPKVGEIIELHHLRFHIVEVSEYRIDLVRVERIVDEEDAEEA; from the coding sequence ATGGAATTTTTGCTAGATCCTTCAATCTGGGCAGGCTTATTGACGCTGGTGGTACTTGAAATTGTTCTGGGTATCGACAATTTGGTGTTTATCGCCATTTTGGCGGATAAATTACCCCCCAAACAGCGAGATAAAGCCCGCATTATCGGTTTAAGCCTGGCGTTGTTAATGCGTCTGGGCCTGTTGTCTTTGATTTCCTGGATGGTCACGCTGACGCGTCCACTGTTTAGCATTGGTGATTTCAGCTTCTCGGGTCGTGACCTGATTTTGCTGTTCGGCGGTGTGTTCCTCTTGTTCAAAGCTACGATGGAGCTACATGAACGGCTAGAGAACAAAACGCACGACGGCAATGGCAATCGCGCCCATGCGAGTTTCTGGGCCGTAGTGGCACAGATCGTCGTGCTGGATGCCGTGTTCTCTCTGGATGCCGTGATTACCGCGGTGGGAATGGTCGATCATCTGGGCGTGATGATGACGGCAGTGATCATTGCGATGGGCGTCATGCTGATTGCTTCTAAACCACTGACCCGATTCGTTAACGAGCATCCAACGGTGGTTGTCCTGTGTCTCAGCTTCTTGCTGATGATTGGTCTGAGCCTGATGGCGGAAGGTCTTGGCTTCCACATTCCGAAAGGCTACCTGTACGCCGCGATTGGTTTCTCTATTCTGATCGAACTGTTTAACCAGATTGCCCGTCATAACTTTATGAAGCACCAGTCGCATCGTCCTTTGCGTGAGCGTACCGCAGAGGCCATTCTGCGCCTGATGGGTTCACGGAAAAACACGGACGATCTGGATGCGGATGAACCCCAGAAGAAGCTCACGACAGAAGAGTTTGCTGAGGAAGAGCGCAATATGATCAGCGGCGTGCTGACATTAGCATCGCGTTCACTGCGCAGCGTGATGACGCCACGTACTGAAATTTCCTGGGTGGATAGTGAAAGTTCCGTCGAACAGATCCGTATGCAATTGCTGGACACGCCTCACAGCCTGTTCCCAATATGTCGCGGTTCTCTGGATGAACTGATCGGCATCGTCCGTGCCAAGGATCTGCTGGTGGCGCTGGAAACACAGACGGATGTAGAAAGCTTCGCTGCAGCGAACCCGCCGATCGTCGTGCCCGAAACGCTGGATGTGATTAACCTGTTGCCTGTCCTGCGTCGTGCGAAAGGCAGCCTGGTCATCATCACCAACGAGTTTGGCGTGGTGCAAGGGTTGGTTACGCCGCTGGACGTGCTGGAAGCGATTGCGGGTGAGTTCCCGGATGAAGACGAAACGCTGGATATCATTCCGGACGGCGAAGGCTGGCTGGTGAAAGGCGGAACAGACCTGCATGCTTTGCAGCAGGTCGTGGATAGCAGCGACCTGGTTGACCCGAAGGAAGATTACGCTTCACTGGCTGGCCTGTTGCTGGCGCACAGTGATGAGTTCCCGAAAGTCGGCGAGATCATCGAATTGCACCACCTGCGCTTCCATATCGTTGAGGTTTCCGAATACCGTATCGATCTGGTGCGTGTAGAACGCATTGTGGATGAAGAAGACGCTGAAGAAGCGTAA